From Zingiber officinale cultivar Zhangliang chromosome 5B, Zo_v1.1, whole genome shotgun sequence, the proteins below share one genomic window:
- the LOC121984529 gene encoding probable E3 ubiquitin-protein ligase RHB1A isoform X1, which translates to MVMGCCCCCPSRSAESDSPPPYYYWPQNLEEHEPLSATSHGALPAVPSRVLNYYLDTSTLDTYRAPPAPLPYDVGMESPPTPPGDVANHNNKANQTQIMISQTTGQNNDHFETPDCKNKTNNEQNSPKSSEDEVSKPLATPDEEDVCPICLEDYDTENPRIVTKCEHHFHLSCILEWMERSETCAICDQIMMIDNIYGGMVSP; encoded by the exons ATG GTAatgggttgttgctgttgctgtccATCAAGAAGTGCTGAATCAGATAGCCCACCACCATATTACTAT TGGCCTCAAAACTTGGAAGAGCATGAACCATTGTCAGCTACCAGCCATGGCGCATTGCCTGCAGTCCCTTCCAGAGTACTCAACTATTATCTGGACACATCAACACTTGACACTTACCGAGCACCTCCTGCACCTTTGCCCTATGATGTGGGTATGGAGAGCCCACCAACACCGCCTGGAGATGTTGCAAATCATAACAATAAAGCTAATCAAACACAAATAATGATTTCTCAGACTACAGGACAGAATAACGATCATTTTGAAACTCCTGATTGTAAGAATAAAACCAACAATGAGCAGAACTCTCCTAAAAGTAGTGAAGATGAGGTCAGTAAGCCTCTCGCGACTCCAGATGAGGAGGATGTTTGTCCAATTTGTCTTGAAG ATTATGACACAGAGAATCCTCGTATTGTGACAAAATGTGAACACCATTTCCATCTGTCGTGTATTCTGGAGTGGATGGAGAGAAGTGAAACCTGTGCAATCTGTGATCAG ATAATGATGATCGACAACATTTACGGTGGCATGGTTTCTCCATAG
- the LOC121984529 gene encoding probable E3 ubiquitin-protein ligase RHB1A isoform X2 has protein sequence MGCCCCCPSRSAESDSPPPYYYWPQNLEEHEPLSATSHGALPAVPSRVLNYYLDTSTLDTYRAPPAPLPYDVGMESPPTPPGDVANHNNKANQTQIMISQTTGQNNDHFETPDCKNKTNNEQNSPKSSEDEVSKPLATPDEEDVCPICLEDYDTENPRIVTKCEHHFHLSCILEWMERSETCAICDQIMMIDNIYGGMVSP, from the exons atgggttgttgctgttgctgtccATCAAGAAGTGCTGAATCAGATAGCCCACCACCATATTACTAT TGGCCTCAAAACTTGGAAGAGCATGAACCATTGTCAGCTACCAGCCATGGCGCATTGCCTGCAGTCCCTTCCAGAGTACTCAACTATTATCTGGACACATCAACACTTGACACTTACCGAGCACCTCCTGCACCTTTGCCCTATGATGTGGGTATGGAGAGCCCACCAACACCGCCTGGAGATGTTGCAAATCATAACAATAAAGCTAATCAAACACAAATAATGATTTCTCAGACTACAGGACAGAATAACGATCATTTTGAAACTCCTGATTGTAAGAATAAAACCAACAATGAGCAGAACTCTCCTAAAAGTAGTGAAGATGAGGTCAGTAAGCCTCTCGCGACTCCAGATGAGGAGGATGTTTGTCCAATTTGTCTTGAAG ATTATGACACAGAGAATCCTCGTATTGTGACAAAATGTGAACACCATTTCCATCTGTCGTGTATTCTGGAGTGGATGGAGAGAAGTGAAACCTGTGCAATCTGTGATCAG ATAATGATGATCGACAACATTTACGGTGGCATGGTTTCTCCATAG
- the LOC121984529 gene encoding probable E3 ubiquitin-protein ligase RHB1A isoform X3 gives MWPQNLEEHEPLSATSHGALPAVPSRVLNYYLDTSTLDTYRAPPAPLPYDVGMESPPTPPGDVANHNNKANQTQIMISQTTGQNNDHFETPDCKNKTNNEQNSPKSSEDEVSKPLATPDEEDVCPICLEDYDTENPRIVTKCEHHFHLSCILEWMERSETCAICDQIMMIDNIYGGMVSP, from the exons ATG TGGCCTCAAAACTTGGAAGAGCATGAACCATTGTCAGCTACCAGCCATGGCGCATTGCCTGCAGTCCCTTCCAGAGTACTCAACTATTATCTGGACACATCAACACTTGACACTTACCGAGCACCTCCTGCACCTTTGCCCTATGATGTGGGTATGGAGAGCCCACCAACACCGCCTGGAGATGTTGCAAATCATAACAATAAAGCTAATCAAACACAAATAATGATTTCTCAGACTACAGGACAGAATAACGATCATTTTGAAACTCCTGATTGTAAGAATAAAACCAACAATGAGCAGAACTCTCCTAAAAGTAGTGAAGATGAGGTCAGTAAGCCTCTCGCGACTCCAGATGAGGAGGATGTTTGTCCAATTTGTCTTGAAG ATTATGACACAGAGAATCCTCGTATTGTGACAAAATGTGAACACCATTTCCATCTGTCGTGTATTCTGGAGTGGATGGAGAGAAGTGAAACCTGTGCAATCTGTGATCAG ATAATGATGATCGACAACATTTACGGTGGCATGGTTTCTCCATAG